A section of the Sedimentisphaera cyanobacteriorum genome encodes:
- the eno gene encoding phosphopyruvate hydratase, producing the protein MYATIVDVRGREILDSRGNPTVEVDVLLDDGSMGRAAVPSGASTGAFEACELRDGDKERYLGKGTLKAVNNVNEIIAPELVGMNAMDQETLDKTMLELDGTENKTKLGANAVLGVSLANAKAAAESAGLPLYRYIGGSNASTLPVPMMNILNGGEHADNNVDFQEFMAMPVGAESFQQALQMGAEVFHTLKKVLSSRGYNTAVGDEGGFAPSLKSNEEACEVIVEAIEKAGYKPGEQVAIALDPASTEMWNEKDNTYTFFKSNPDKKMTGEEMAAHWAAWIDKYPIVSIEDGLAEEDWEGWKKFTADCGDKCQLVGDDLFVTNTNRLAKGIEMGAANSILIKVNQIGTLTETINAVKLAQLHGYTAVMSHRSGETEDSTIADLAVALCCGQIKTGAPSRSDRVAKYNQLLRIAEDLDSNAKYGRDTMLYLK; encoded by the coding sequence ATGTATGCAACTATAGTAGATGTAAGAGGGCGCGAAATCCTCGATTCTCGCGGCAACCCGACAGTAGAGGTTGATGTACTGCTTGATGACGGGTCTATGGGGCGTGCGGCAGTTCCGAGCGGCGCTTCAACTGGAGCGTTTGAGGCATGTGAGCTCCGCGACGGAGATAAAGAACGCTATCTCGGCAAAGGTACTCTCAAGGCTGTTAATAATGTAAACGAGATTATAGCTCCTGAGCTGGTTGGTATGAATGCTATGGATCAGGAAACTCTCGACAAAACTATGCTTGAGCTTGACGGCACTGAAAACAAGACCAAGCTTGGTGCTAATGCTGTCCTCGGCGTGTCTCTTGCAAACGCCAAGGCTGCAGCTGAGAGTGCTGGTCTTCCGCTTTATCGCTACATTGGCGGTTCTAATGCAAGCACATTGCCTGTTCCTATGATGAACATCCTCAACGGCGGCGAGCACGCTGACAACAACGTTGACTTCCAGGAATTTATGGCTATGCCGGTGGGAGCTGAGAGCTTCCAGCAGGCTCTCCAGATGGGTGCTGAGGTGTTCCATACGCTCAAGAAGGTTCTTTCAAGCCGCGGTTACAATACAGCTGTAGGCGATGAGGGCGGCTTCGCCCCTTCTCTCAAGAGCAATGAAGAGGCCTGCGAGGTAATCGTGGAGGCGATTGAGAAAGCCGGCTACAAGCCCGGCGAGCAGGTAGCAATAGCTCTGGACCCTGCTTCAACAGAAATGTGGAACGAGAAAGACAACACATATACATTCTTCAAGAGCAATCCAGACAAGAAGATGACCGGCGAAGAAATGGCGGCTCACTGGGCAGCTTGGATCGATAAATATCCAATAGTTTCAATCGAAGACGGGCTCGCTGAGGAAGACTGGGAAGGCTGGAAGAAATTCACCGCAGACTGCGGGGATAAATGCCAGCTTGTTGGCGATGATCTTTTCGTTACCAACACAAACAGACTCGCAAAGGGAATCGAAATGGGCGCTGCAAACTCAATCCTGATTAAGGTAAACCAGATTGGCACGCTCACCGAGACAATCAATGCTGTTAAACTCGCCCAGCTGCACGGCTACACTGCCGTAATGAGCCACCGTTCAGGCGAAACTGAAGATTCTACAATCGCCGATCTCGCTGTAGCTCTCTGCTGCGGACAGATAAAGACTGGTGCTCCCTCAAGGTCTGACCGAGTTGCCAAGTATAATCAGCTTCTCAGAATCGCTGAAGACCTCGATTCAAATGCAAAATACGGAAGAGACACAATGCTCTACCTCAAGTAG
- a CDS encoding MFS transporter: protein MKKLIVLIAGVLMQSVLGGVYAWSVFIPSLTSDYGQSNGQASLIFGINIAVFTVVMIPAGRLLGRFSPRKIAFTGALLFSIGYLTASFSGGNFAVILGGIGIVAGAGIGAGYVCPLTVGMKWFPNNKGLVTGVVVAGFGGGAIALSSLSEYLLTSLDWNVLEVFRLIGYGFGGLAIAASLFLKEPELSASKDKIEGREKKIASNYLLSKPFVMLCTGMFAGTFAGLLVIGNLKPILLSLGLTSEAATLGISIFAVGNASGRIIWGQIHDKFGVRPTILASLAALGLSVVLFAFEMPEPLLIAATLIAGINFGACFVVYASSMVAYFGTELFPSLYPICFLWYGLAGIIGPGAGGWIADSTGTFTIGVAVSSLTVFAAFAVNAFGLSSPIRAEENTA, encoded by the coding sequence ATGAAAAAATTGATCGTACTAATAGCAGGCGTCCTGATGCAGTCGGTATTAGGCGGGGTATATGCGTGGAGCGTTTTCATCCCGTCTCTAACCTCAGATTACGGCCAAAGCAACGGACAGGCCAGTTTAATCTTCGGAATCAACATAGCGGTATTTACTGTCGTTATGATTCCAGCCGGAAGACTGCTGGGCAGATTTTCACCACGCAAAATTGCCTTCACCGGAGCTCTGCTTTTTTCAATCGGTTATCTTACCGCTTCATTTTCCGGCGGGAACTTTGCGGTTATTCTCGGCGGCATAGGTATTGTGGCAGGTGCAGGCATAGGAGCCGGCTACGTCTGCCCTCTTACAGTTGGTATGAAATGGTTTCCAAACAACAAGGGGCTGGTAACCGGCGTGGTAGTTGCGGGGTTCGGAGGCGGAGCAATTGCATTAAGCTCGCTGTCTGAATATCTGCTCACCTCCCTTGACTGGAACGTTTTAGAAGTTTTCAGGCTCATAGGCTACGGTTTTGGCGGTCTTGCAATCGCAGCCAGCCTTTTCTTAAAAGAGCCTGAACTTTCTGCATCTAAGGATAAAATTGAAGGCAGAGAGAAGAAAATTGCCTCAAACTACCTGCTTTCAAAGCCGTTTGTGATGCTTTGTACAGGGATGTTTGCAGGCACATTTGCAGGGCTTCTGGTTATTGGAAACTTAAAGCCGATCCTTCTGAGCCTTGGACTTACAAGCGAAGCGGCCACTCTTGGCATTTCAATTTTCGCGGTAGGAAACGCATCAGGCCGAATTATCTGGGGACAGATTCATGACAAATTTGGAGTCCGCCCCACTATCCTGGCCTCTCTGGCTGCCCTTGGCTTGTCGGTGGTACTGTTTGCCTTTGAAATGCCAGAGCCCCTGCTTATAGCAGCTACGCTGATAGCAGGAATAAACTTCGGGGCTTGCTTTGTTGTTTATGCATCGTCAATGGTTGCGTATTTCGGCACAGAGCTTTTCCCGAGCCTATACCCAATATGCTTTCTCTGGTACGGTCTTGCCGGAATAATCGGCCCGGGTGCCGGCGGCTGGATAGCAGACTCCACAGGGACATTCACAATAGGCGTAGCTGTGAGCAGTTTGACAGTCTTTGCGGCGTTTGCGGTTAATGCCTTTGGACTGAGCTCTCCAATACGTGCAGAAGAAAATACGGCTTAG
- the larB gene encoding nickel pincer cofactor biosynthesis protein LarB: MENKNIQEILEKVSSGDMSPSDAMKKLRVLPFVHTENACIDTHRSVRCGFPEVIYCPGKSTGEIVQIFGKLFETGVNILATRAEEPVYQAVRDSGICPSEELTYDPRGRTITLMQNHYDSLTGDISVVTAGTADVPVGREALATCLAMGQNAELIADVGVAGIHRLLSRLERIRKSNVVIVAAGMEGALASVVAGLVDVPVIAVPTSVGYGSSFGGVSALLTMLNSCANGVSVVNIDNGFSAGYTASLINRNFQRSEE; encoded by the coding sequence ATGGAAAATAAGAACATACAAGAAATTCTCGAAAAGGTAAGCTCGGGAGATATGAGCCCTTCTGATGCGATGAAAAAGCTTAGGGTTCTCCCTTTCGTGCATACAGAAAATGCCTGCATAGATACTCATCGCTCAGTTCGATGCGGATTTCCGGAAGTGATTTACTGCCCGGGCAAGAGCACAGGCGAGATAGTTCAAATTTTCGGCAAGCTTTTTGAAACCGGGGTGAATATTTTAGCCACCCGCGCAGAAGAGCCGGTTTATCAAGCAGTTCGAGACAGCGGAATATGCCCGAGTGAGGAGCTAACCTACGACCCGAGAGGCAGAACAATAACTCTTATGCAGAATCATTACGATTCACTTACTGGAGATATATCCGTTGTAACAGCGGGCACCGCAGATGTTCCAGTGGGCAGAGAGGCCCTGGCAACCTGCCTTGCAATGGGGCAGAATGCCGAGCTGATTGCAGATGTAGGCGTGGCAGGGATACACAGGCTCCTCAGCAGGCTTGAACGAATCCGCAAGAGCAATGTAGTGATAGTTGCAGCGGGGATGGAAGGTGCTTTAGCGAGCGTAGTGGCAGGGCTGGTGGATGTCCCGGTGATAGCTGTGCCTACCAGCGTAGGCTACGGTTCCAGCTTCGGCGGGGTTTCGGCTCTTCTTACAATGCTCAACAGCTGCGCAAATGGGGTGAGCGTAGTGAACATAGACAACGGCTTCTCGGCAGGCTATACGGCCTCGTTAATCAACAGGAATTTTCAGCGGAGTGAGGAATGA
- a CDS encoding phosphoglycerate kinase: MAKKTIADINVEGKKVLIRCDFNVPLNDKKEITDDARIAKALPSIKNALEGGACVILMSHLGRPKGERNMDFSLAPVAQRLSELLGKDVIFAEDCIGSDVQANAANLKPGDVMLLENLRFHKAETIKDKAAKEDHQLREAKDNFAQEIADLADVYVCDAFGTAHRDNASMLTVPQMMSGKPCVAGFLIEKEIKFLGETIEAGDKPFVAILGGAKVSDKLQVIENLMDKVNTIIIGGGMSFTFAKAMGENIGSSLCEEDFVEKAGELMERAKDGNCEILLPVDTVEAKEFKADAENKVVEGSIDDGWLGLDIGPKTADMFADKIKNAKTVVWNGPMGVFEMEAFAKGTKAVAFALADATSAGARTVIGGGDSASAIKVLGLEDKVSHVSTGGGASLEMMEGKKFACLAILEDK; encoded by the coding sequence ATGGCAAAGAAAACAATTGCTGATATCAACGTGGAAGGTAAAAAAGTACTTATAAGGTGCGATTTTAATGTGCCTTTGAACGACAAAAAAGAGATTACCGACGATGCGAGAATCGCCAAGGCTCTTCCGAGCATCAAAAATGCCCTTGAAGGCGGGGCATGTGTGATACTTATGAGTCATCTTGGTCGCCCTAAAGGCGAAAGAAATATGGATTTCTCGCTTGCACCGGTTGCCCAAAGGCTCTCAGAGCTGCTTGGTAAAGATGTAATCTTTGCTGAGGACTGCATTGGCAGTGATGTGCAGGCGAATGCTGCAAATTTGAAGCCGGGCGATGTTATGCTGCTTGAGAATCTCAGATTCCACAAAGCAGAAACAATAAAAGACAAAGCCGCCAAGGAAGATCACCAGCTCAGAGAAGCAAAAGACAATTTCGCGCAGGAGATAGCAGATCTTGCGGATGTTTATGTATGCGATGCTTTCGGAACAGCACACAGAGACAATGCGTCAATGCTTACTGTACCGCAGATGATGAGCGGCAAGCCATGCGTGGCAGGTTTTCTTATCGAAAAAGAGATTAAGTTCCTCGGCGAGACAATCGAAGCGGGCGATAAACCATTTGTCGCTATACTCGGCGGAGCTAAGGTTTCAGATAAGCTGCAGGTAATTGAAAACCTCATGGATAAGGTGAACACGATCATAATTGGCGGGGGTATGTCCTTCACATTCGCCAAGGCAATGGGCGAGAATATCGGCAGCAGTCTCTGCGAAGAAGACTTTGTAGAGAAAGCCGGCGAGCTGATGGAAAGAGCCAAAGACGGCAACTGCGAGATCCTCCTGCCTGTTGATACGGTAGAAGCGAAAGAATTCAAAGCTGATGCCGAAAATAAGGTGGTGGAAGGCAGCATTGATGACGGCTGGCTCGGCCTTGATATTGGGCCTAAAACTGCCGATATGTTTGCAGACAAAATCAAAAACGCAAAGACCGTAGTTTGGAACGGGCCTATGGGCGTATTTGAGATGGAAGCTTTCGCCAAAGGCACAAAGGCGGTAGCTTTTGCGCTTGCCGATGCTACATCAGCCGGTGCGAGAACTGTAATCGGCGGCGGCGACAGTGCGAGCGCCATTAAGGTTCTCGGGCTCGAGGATAAAGTGAGCCATGTTTCAACCGGAGGCGGGGCATCTCTCGAGATGATGGAAGGCAAGAAATTTGCATGCCTTGCCATCCTTGAAGATAAATAA
- the aroC gene encoding chorismate synthase, whose protein sequence is MKIIITGPKCSGKSTIGAEAAKRLEIPFYETDSIIEELYSREHNEKLNFYEICEKLGETAFREYEKRAVKEASELDWCIISVGGSTLLDSESRRLLRDDSVIVLLKADLGILWERLKKRGSSVYFKRRSPEDYFKEAASKKIETLEPFADITIDVSDDNDNPGKFISAASDYFAMLSKSPNTSGQIIRATTFGESHGPAVGVVLDGLKPGIEFSAEDIQAELERRRPGQSSVSTPRSEKDKVRILSGVFEGKTTGTPIAMIIENKDQDSTKYDIIKHLFRPGHADFTFWKKYGIRDHKGGGRSSGRETAGRVASGAAAKKILADRGVKITASSFEIGGVKAEEYNPNEIESNPVRCADKQAAEKMQQAILEARKNGDSLGGIVELRISGVPAGLGDPVFGKLDARLAGALFSLGAVKGLSFGDGFEAAKSRGSEFNDQMRDNDFLSNHAGGVLGGISTGQDILVSLAVKPTPSISQPQDTVNTEGSSKKIQIEGRHDPCILPRIIPVVEAMAALVLLDCWEIQQRLRPGTI, encoded by the coding sequence ATGAAAATAATAATTACAGGCCCAAAATGCAGCGGCAAAAGCACTATAGGTGCAGAAGCAGCCAAAAGACTTGAAATCCCCTTTTATGAGACAGACAGTATAATTGAAGAGCTTTACAGCCGCGAGCACAATGAGAAGCTCAACTTCTATGAGATATGCGAAAAGCTGGGTGAAACAGCCTTCCGTGAATACGAGAAAAGAGCAGTAAAAGAGGCTTCCGAGCTGGACTGGTGCATCATTTCTGTAGGCGGGAGCACCTTATTGGACTCTGAATCCAGAAGGCTTCTGAGGGATGATTCGGTTATCGTACTTCTCAAAGCCGATCTGGGCATCTTATGGGAAAGGCTGAAGAAAAGAGGCAGCTCTGTATATTTCAAGCGCCGCTCGCCTGAGGATTATTTCAAAGAGGCTGCGAGCAAAAAAATTGAGACACTCGAACCTTTTGCAGATATAACGATAGATGTTTCGGACGATAATGACAACCCGGGCAAGTTTATCAGCGCTGCTAGTGATTACTTTGCAATGCTTTCGAAATCTCCAAACACTTCAGGACAAATCATACGGGCGACAACATTCGGAGAAAGCCACGGCCCTGCTGTAGGCGTGGTTCTCGACGGACTGAAACCCGGGATTGAGTTCTCGGCTGAGGATATTCAGGCAGAGCTTGAACGCCGACGCCCCGGACAAAGCAGCGTTTCAACCCCAAGAAGCGAGAAGGATAAAGTAAGAATTCTGTCGGGCGTGTTTGAAGGCAAAACCACCGGAACGCCCATAGCAATGATCATAGAAAATAAGGACCAGGATTCCACAAAATACGACATTATTAAACACCTCTTCCGACCGGGGCATGCTGATTTTACGTTTTGGAAGAAATACGGCATACGAGATCACAAAGGCGGAGGCAGGTCTTCAGGGAGGGAAACTGCCGGAAGGGTTGCCTCGGGGGCTGCTGCCAAGAAAATACTCGCAGACCGCGGCGTAAAAATAACCGCCTCCAGTTTTGAGATTGGCGGCGTTAAAGCAGAAGAATACAATCCAAATGAAATTGAATCGAATCCGGTTCGATGCGCAGACAAACAAGCGGCAGAGAAAATGCAGCAGGCGATTTTGGAAGCCCGCAAAAACGGCGACTCACTCGGGGGTATTGTGGAGCTGAGGATTTCCGGCGTTCCTGCGGGGCTTGGAGATCCTGTTTTCGGCAAGCTTGATGCAAGGCTGGCCGGTGCGTTATTCTCGCTCGGAGCGGTTAAGGGGCTCTCCTTCGGAGACGGCTTCGAAGCTGCAAAAAGCAGAGGAAGCGAATTCAATGATCAGATGAGAGATAATGATTTTCTTAGCAATCATGCAGGCGGAGTGCTGGGGGGGATTTCCACTGGGCAGGATATTCTTGTCAGTCTTGCAGTGAAACCAACGCCTTCAATATCACAGCCTCAGGATACAGTGAATACTGAAGGCAGCTCCAAAAAAATCCAAATTGAAGGCCGGCACGACCCGTGCATTCTGCCTCGGATTATTCCTGTGGTTGAAGCGATGGCTGCGCTTGTACTGCTTGACTGCTGGGAGATTCAGCAAAGGCTCAGACCCGGCACAATATAA
- a CDS encoding acyl-CoA thioesterase: MFSTVVTPRFGDIDGLRHINNCVIPQWFEQARNPLFEIFVPDLSLDPSNWNMIMAHIDFDFLGQMYFGTDVEIRTYISKIGNSSFHLHQQAWQNDKLCVKGNAVIVHYDFDKQKAVRIPDDIREKLREHLYHEKS; encoded by the coding sequence ATGTTTTCAACAGTAGTTACCCCGCGGTTTGGTGATATAGACGGCCTGCGTCATATAAACAACTGCGTTATTCCGCAGTGGTTTGAGCAGGCAAGGAATCCGCTGTTTGAAATTTTCGTGCCGGATCTGAGCCTAGACCCGTCAAACTGGAATATGATTATGGCACATATTGATTTCGACTTCCTCGGCCAGATGTATTTTGGAACGGATGTGGAGATTAGAACGTATATCTCTAAAATCGGGAATTCATCTTTCCATTTGCACCAGCAGGCCTGGCAGAACGATAAATTATGCGTAAAGGGGAATGCTGTAATCGTGCATTATGATTTCGATAAGCAGAAAGCTGTTAGAATTCCAGACGATATAAGAGAAAAGCTTAGAGAACACTTATATCACGAAAAAAGCTAA
- a CDS encoding methylated-DNA--[protein]-cysteine S-methyltransferase: MQKKPKHQFEHQIFRTEFGWAGIVESAGIVLRVILPAESREKILSEVKQYKSFPKAPDYKAGEIIHYFQGRQADFSGLKIQLDESRFSEEILMTAAKLNLGQTVSYSQLAEMAGHKGKARAAGRALASNPIPVIIPCHRVISKDGSPGGFMAGSDNSLKLRMLRLEGIDI; encoded by the coding sequence ATGCAGAAAAAGCCAAAACATCAGTTTGAGCATCAAATTTTCAGGACGGAATTCGGCTGGGCGGGGATAGTAGAATCAGCCGGGATAGTACTGCGGGTTATTCTTCCAGCAGAAAGCAGGGAGAAGATTTTGAGCGAGGTTAAACAGTATAAATCTTTTCCCAAAGCACCGGATTACAAGGCTGGTGAAATAATCCATTATTTTCAGGGAAGGCAGGCTGATTTCAGCGGATTGAAGATTCAGTTAGATGAGAGCAGATTCTCTGAAGAAATTCTAATGACGGCTGCAAAACTGAACTTAGGCCAAACCGTGAGCTATTCTCAGCTGGCAGAGATGGCAGGCCATAAAGGAAAGGCAAGAGCTGCCGGCAGGGCGCTTGCGTCTAATCCAATTCCAGTAATAATTCCCTGCCACAGAGTTATCAGCAAAGACGGCTCTCCGGGAGGTTTTATGGCAGGCAGCGATAACTCACTTAAGCTTAGAATGCTTAGGCTGGAAGGGATTGATATTTAG
- a CDS encoding glycoside hydrolase family 43 protein has protein sequence MTSKLYFLFCILLAASGLSADKQKEGLKLEDFHAHDPFVLADEKTETYYLYSTGGKAFSSKDLETWKGPFKFIELPDESWANLKHGAWAPEVHIYKGKYYLFVTLHNQDRSVEGKGQPLRPRHMRSTQVLVSDSPKGPFKPITRKPTLPAGIMNLDGTFFLEDGQPWMVYCHEWVQVLDGTVEAVRLTDDLSETAGQPKLLFRGSDAPWAAPINKNRKAYVTDGCFLYRTKAGKLLMLWSSWQKNHNYTQGLAVSTSGRIEGPWKQEKPLLTNDSGHGMIFETFDGRLMLVVHRPTMSPDSRARLHEIKDTGDSIKLID, from the coding sequence ATGACCAGTAAATTGTATTTCTTATTCTGCATATTGCTTGCGGCATCAGGATTATCCGCAGATAAGCAAAAAGAAGGGCTAAAGCTGGAAGATTTTCACGCTCACGATCCCTTCGTGCTTGCTGATGAGAAAACAGAAACTTATTACCTTTACAGTACAGGCGGAAAGGCCTTCTCCAGCAAGGATCTGGAAACTTGGAAAGGCCCGTTTAAGTTTATTGAGCTACCAGACGAGAGCTGGGCGAATCTAAAACATGGTGCATGGGCACCGGAAGTGCATATCTACAAAGGGAAATATTACCTCTTCGTTACACTGCATAACCAGGACAGGTCTGTGGAAGGCAAAGGGCAGCCGCTTCGGCCAAGACATATGAGAAGCACGCAGGTTTTGGTAAGCGATTCACCCAAAGGGCCCTTCAAGCCGATAACCAGAAAACCCACTCTCCCTGCAGGAATTATGAACTTAGACGGAACTTTCTTTCTCGAAGACGGGCAGCCTTGGATGGTTTACTGCCATGAATGGGTTCAGGTATTAGACGGCACAGTTGAGGCAGTAAGGCTTACAGATGATTTATCTGAAACTGCCGGCCAGCCCAAACTGCTTTTCAGAGGCTCCGATGCCCCATGGGCAGCGCCAATAAATAAGAATCGCAAGGCTTATGTTACCGACGGATGTTTTCTCTACAGGACAAAGGCCGGCAAGCTCTTAATGCTGTGGTCCAGCTGGCAGAAAAATCACAATTATACCCAGGGGCTCGCAGTAAGCACTTCTGGCAGGATAGAGGGGCCTTGGAAGCAGGAAAAACCCCTTCTTACCAACGACAGCGGGCATGGGATGATATTTGAAACTTTCGACGGCCGCCTTATGCTTGTAGTGCACAGACCTACTATGAGCCCTGATTCAAGGGCAAGACTGCATGAAATCAAAGATACCGGAGACAGCATTAAACTTATAGACTAG
- a CDS encoding D-glycero-alpha-D-manno-heptose-1,7-bisphosphate 7-phosphatase has translation MNNAVFLDRDGTIIEDRGHLSSPEDAVFYKNTFEALRRLQERFKLFIITNQSGIGKGLISRNDVEAVNGYVNRVLLESGIKITETYVCPHKNEDFCSCKKPKPYFLRKSEADYDINLMKSYSVGDHPSDYYLAENAGGKGIYLLTGHGLKHRKELPENALTVKDIGEAADIIFSQ, from the coding sequence GTGAATAATGCTGTTTTTCTCGACAGAGACGGTACTATTATTGAAGACAGAGGGCATCTCAGCTCGCCGGAGGATGCTGTTTTTTATAAAAACACATTTGAGGCTTTAAGAAGACTTCAAGAAAGATTCAAACTGTTTATAATCACAAATCAATCTGGAATCGGCAAGGGGCTAATAAGCCGGAATGATGTAGAGGCAGTGAACGGATATGTGAACAGAGTACTGCTTGAGAGCGGCATTAAAATCACTGAGACCTATGTGTGCCCGCATAAAAATGAAGACTTTTGCAGCTGCAAAAAGCCAAAGCCGTATTTTTTAAGGAAATCAGAGGCCGATTATGACATTAACCTAATGAAGTCTTACAGTGTAGGAGACCATCCGAGCGACTATTATCTTGCCGAAAATGCAGGCGGAAAAGGGATATACCTCTTAACCGGACACGGCTTAAAACACCGCAAAGAACTGCCTGAAAATGCATTAACAGTAAAAGATATCGGCGAAGCAGCTGATATTATATTCTCACAATAA
- a CDS encoding alpha/beta hydrolase, which translates to MKHLVISLLIAGSLFSADIEPDKIMVYKKTDQAELTMHIFNPEGHKSSDKTPCIVFFFGGGWVSGSPSHFYPQAEYLASRGMTAMCADYRTKKKYETSPKECVKDGKSAIRWVRENADMLGVDPNMIAAGGGSAGGHVASATAALDEFNDKTDDLEVSCRPNALVLFNPVFDNGPKGYGYERVNDYWRQFSPLHNIHKDMPPATIFLGTKDDLIPVSTAENFKAKMKEFGKRCDLHTYKDCVHGFFNKKKFYETLLEADKFLTSLGYLEGKPTLEK; encoded by the coding sequence GTGAAACATTTAGTTATAAGCCTATTGATTGCGGGCTCGCTTTTTTCTGCAGATATAGAGCCGGATAAAATTATGGTTTACAAAAAAACAGATCAGGCAGAGCTGACGATGCACATATTCAATCCGGAAGGACATAAGAGCAGCGATAAAACGCCTTGCATCGTGTTTTTCTTCGGCGGAGGGTGGGTAAGCGGAAGCCCATCGCATTTTTATCCTCAAGCGGAATATCTTGCTTCAAGAGGTATGACGGCAATGTGTGCAGACTACAGGACAAAGAAAAAATACGAGACATCACCTAAGGAATGCGTTAAAGATGGTAAATCAGCGATAAGATGGGTTCGTGAGAATGCAGATATGCTTGGCGTGGATCCCAATATGATCGCAGCAGGAGGCGGAAGCGCAGGCGGGCATGTGGCCTCAGCAACGGCAGCGCTGGATGAATTCAACGATAAAACAGACGACCTTGAGGTAAGCTGTCGTCCGAATGCTCTTGTTTTGTTTAATCCAGTTTTTGATAACGGGCCGAAAGGTTACGGCTACGAAAGAGTAAATGATTACTGGCGTCAATTCTCGCCTCTGCACAACATTCACAAAGATATGCCTCCAGCGACAATATTCCTCGGTACAAAAGATGATTTGATTCCGGTATCAACGGCAGAAAATTTCAAGGCAAAAATGAAAGAGTTCGGAAAAAGATGCGACTTGCATACCTACAAAGACTGCGTGCACGGTTTCTTCAATAAGAAAAAATTCTACGAAACACTCCTTGAAGCAGATAAATTTCTCACCTCTCTTGGATATCTTGAAGGGAAACCAACATTGGAAAAATAG
- a CDS encoding IS5 family transposase, with amino-acid sequence MKAKNNKAGLLFQQPLKPLVNPDHSLVQLSEVVNWSRFEEKFGSLYSPDSGRPAKPIRLMVGLQYLKYTFNLSDEAIVAGWVENPYWQYFCGERYFQHEPPIDPTSMTKWRNKVKSDGLEELLEETIKAGLKLKVIKKNDFNKLVADTTVQQKNITYPTDAKLCHKLRIKLVDLAKASKLQLRQSYERVGKRAYVMQGRYRRAKQFKRAKKEVKKLRNYLRRITKEVERNIAGNEQLRIIFDTLLQAAKKLLAQTKKSKNKLYSIHEPHVCCIGKGKSHKKYEFGNKVGIVTTAKNNFIVGALGFEGNPYDGHTLRANLKQTMNLIGREKLGDVYVDGGYKKHGCEDIGNVEIVEKGWRKKKRSIKRWIKRRSRIEPTIGHLKEDNRLGRNFLKGVEGDKMNALGSAFGYNMRKLLKKFTFAYIFMLKIIEFYRNLAMKSKLKTRLA; translated from the coding sequence ATGAAGGCAAAAAACAATAAAGCAGGCTTACTCTTTCAGCAGCCATTAAAACCTCTTGTAAATCCTGATCACTCTTTAGTCCAACTCTCAGAGGTTGTCAACTGGTCTCGCTTTGAAGAGAAGTTTGGCAGTTTATACAGTCCTGATTCAGGCAGGCCGGCCAAGCCGATTCGCCTGATGGTCGGCCTTCAGTATCTCAAGTACACTTTCAATCTCAGCGATGAAGCAATCGTTGCCGGCTGGGTTGAGAATCCTTACTGGCAGTATTTCTGCGGCGAAAGATACTTCCAGCACGAGCCTCCTATTGATCCAACCAGTATGACTAAGTGGCGTAATAAGGTAAAATCTGATGGTCTTGAAGAGCTGCTCGAAGAAACTATCAAAGCCGGCTTGAAGCTTAAGGTTATCAAAAAGAACGATTTCAACAAGCTCGTTGCAGATACAACCGTTCAGCAGAAGAACATCACTTATCCGACCGACGCAAAACTCTGCCACAAACTGCGCATTAAGCTTGTAGATCTTGCAAAAGCATCAAAACTCCAACTTCGCCAAAGCTACGAAAGGGTTGGGAAAAGGGCGTATGTAATGCAGGGCAGGTATCGACGTGCAAAACAGTTCAAAAGAGCTAAAAAAGAAGTGAAGAAATTAAGGAACTACCTGCGGCGAATTACGAAAGAGGTCGAGCGGAATATAGCAGGCAATGAGCAGTTAAGAATAATTTTTGATACATTGCTTCAAGCCGCTAAGAAGCTTTTAGCCCAGACAAAGAAAAGCAAAAATAAACTCTACAGTATTCACGAACCTCACGTCTGCTGCATTGGGAAAGGCAAAAGCCACAAGAAATATGAGTTTGGAAATAAGGTTGGAATTGTAACTACTGCCAAGAATAATTTTATCGTAGGAGCGTTGGGCTTTGAAGGAAACCCTTATGATGGCCATACTCTTCGGGCTAATCTGAAGCAGACAATGAATTTAATCGGGAGAGAAAAGCTTGGAGATGTTTATGTTGATGGAGGATACAAGAAACATGGCTGCGAAGATATTGGAAATGTTGAAATTGTAGAAAAGGGCTGGCGAAAAAAGAAACGAAGTATCAAGAGGTGGATTAAGAGAAGATCGCGCATAGAACCAACGATAGGCCACCTCAAAGAAGACAACAGGTTGGGAAGAAACTTCTTGAAAGGTGTAGAAGGGGACAAAATGAACGCCCTCGGCAGCGCTTTTGGGTACAATATGCGTAAACTTCTAAAGAAGTTTACTTTTGCCTATATTTTTATGCTTAAAATTATTGAATTTTACAGAAATTTGGCAATGAAAAGCAAATTAAAGACTCGATTAGCCTGA